One window from the genome of Natrialba magadii ATCC 43099 encodes:
- a CDS encoding zinc ribbon domain-containing protein → MSSTSLPATTFRDRPLEPTPVGVDVGVKNLVAVAPADGDLEAALVIEGDHVRKRHKILAEAMQALQGAKFDTTDGQTQLFAALWHQIRPQVYDAAVRVVRYAQELPAPTLVLEDLSFCEATLWERRTVDDVGTWLLSALQHAVALKAQEVRIPVTYVNPKYTTQQCHVCGDLGRLKNDTLECTTEDCSVDTVCRDRSAAVSIAQQVDLGETTEVIGHHD, encoded by the coding sequence ATGAGCAGCACATCGCTCCCCGCGACGACTTTCCGAGATCGACCACTGGAGCCCACGCCGGTCGGTGTGGATGTCGGGGTGAAGAACCTCGTCGCCGTAGCCCCAGCAGACGGCGACTTGGAGGCAGCGCTCGTGATCGAGGGCGATCACGTTCGGAAACGCCACAAAATCCTCGCCGAGGCGATGCAAGCACTCCAAGGCGCGAAATTTGACACCACAGACGGGCAGACTCAGCTGTTCGCGGCACTCTGGCACCAGATCCGACCGCAGGTCTACGATGCCGCTGTCCGCGTTGTTCGCTACGCCCAGGAGCTTCCCGCACCGACGCTCGTGCTCGAGGACCTATCGTTCTGCGAGGCGACACTGTGGGAACGTCGGACGGTCGACGACGTCGGGACGTGGTTGCTCTCGGCCCTCCAGCACGCGGTTGCACTGAAAGCACAGGAGGTCAGAATTCCCGTGACGTACGTTAATCCGAAGTACACGACCCAGCAGTGCCACGTCTGTGGCGATCTCGGTCGCCTCAAGAACGACACGCTGGAGTGTACTACCGAAGACTGCTCCGTCGACACCGTATGCCGTGATCGAAGTGCCGCTGTGAGTATTGCCCAGCAAGTTGACCTCGGAGAGACAACCGAGGTGATCGGCCATCATGATTGA
- a CDS encoding D-aminoacyl-tRNA deacylase yields MTETDVAIVESRADRASVHICDQLRDLADWTEHRDEDRPDADGGGTYYTLDTLDTLDDYGDIELRSFDTLHIELESPADAFDCDPDLLVFASRHSGDTGALLTGHFTGNFGPAEYGGDDDTVAEACPNALAELLAAFDEFAPEEYDVGMECTHHGPTDVGCPSLFAELGSDDEQWDDPDGARAVARGILELARNDVAPHRDRQLVGFGGNHYAPRFERVVRETPWAVGHIAADWALESMGHPTAHREVIDAAFEASRTDVALLDGEWPVLESTLEEAGHRVVSETWLREVGDRPFDLIDAVESDLGTVEEGIRFGEHREPSFTVVDLPGDLIDTAEGVDPERVRTIVEAHSVAFTTENGGSRVGTQFALPEGATRLELVEELAGVLESAYETVTVETSEKIAGEADAGADTGAETDMDADADANVDTVVNAVVAEKTAFDPALAQKAGVPEGPKFGALASGEPVTVDGEEIAPDRVERRQIDRFEI; encoded by the coding sequence ATGACCGAGACGGACGTTGCGATCGTCGAAAGCCGCGCCGATCGGGCGTCGGTACACATCTGCGATCAGCTTCGCGACCTCGCAGACTGGACGGAACACCGGGACGAGGACCGTCCCGACGCCGACGGCGGCGGCACCTACTACACCCTTGACACTCTCGACACCCTCGACGATTACGGCGACATCGAACTCCGATCCTTCGACACGCTGCACATCGAACTCGAGTCCCCCGCCGATGCGTTCGACTGTGACCCGGACCTGCTCGTCTTCGCCTCCCGCCACTCCGGCGACACGGGCGCGCTGTTGACCGGCCACTTCACGGGGAACTTCGGCCCGGCCGAGTACGGCGGCGACGACGATACCGTCGCCGAAGCCTGTCCGAACGCGCTCGCGGAACTGCTCGCGGCGTTCGACGAGTTCGCGCCCGAGGAGTACGACGTTGGAATGGAGTGCACCCACCACGGCCCGACCGACGTTGGCTGTCCGTCGCTGTTCGCCGAACTCGGCAGCGACGACGAACAGTGGGACGACCCCGACGGTGCGCGCGCCGTCGCCCGTGGAATTCTCGAACTCGCTCGCAACGACGTCGCGCCCCATCGTGACCGGCAACTCGTCGGCTTCGGCGGCAACCACTACGCGCCGCGCTTCGAGCGCGTCGTCCGCGAAACGCCCTGGGCCGTGGGCCACATCGCAGCCGACTGGGCACTCGAGTCCATGGGCCATCCGACGGCCCACCGAGAAGTCATCGACGCCGCCTTCGAAGCCAGCCGCACAGACGTCGCACTGCTCGACGGCGAGTGGCCGGTACTCGAGTCCACTCTGGAAGAGGCGGGCCATCGTGTGGTCAGCGAGACGTGGCTTCGAGAGGTCGGCGACCGGCCGTTCGACCTCATCGACGCCGTTGAATCAGATCTGGGGACGGTCGAGGAGGGTATCCGCTTCGGCGAGCACCGAGAGCCGTCGTTCACCGTCGTCGACCTGCCGGGCGACCTGATCGACACCGCGGAGGGAGTCGACCCCGAGCGCGTCCGAACCATCGTCGAGGCCCACAGCGTCGCGTTCACGACTGAAAACGGTGGCAGCCGCGTCGGCACCCAGTTCGCGCTGCCGGAGGGAGCGACGCGGCTCGAACTCGTCGAGGAACTGGCGGGGGTACTCGAGTCAGCGTACGAGACGGTCACGGTCGAGACATCGGAGAAGATCGCAGGAGAGGCGGATGCGGGCGCAGACACGGGTGCGGAAACGGACATGGATGCGGACGCAGACGCGAACGTGGACACAGTCGTGAACGCAGTCGTCGCCGAGAAAACAGCGTTCGACCCCGCGCTCGCCCAGAAAGCGGGCGTCCCGGAGGGGCCGAAGTTCGGCGCGCTCGCGAGCGGCGAACCGGTGACGGTCGACGGAGAGGAGATCGCGCCCGACCGCGTGGAGCGCCGCCAGATCGATCGGTTCGAAATCTGA
- a CDS encoding calcium/sodium antiporter, producing the protein MAADFGLGFAALLLVAGVVALYAGAELLVAGAGRLALGIGLRAATVGVTVIAFATTAPELFVATIGALDVSTDVGLGAVLGSNIANIGLVLGVAALIRPLPVGGLVMRRHVPTMVLAAVLLVVLGVDGTLGRLEGVVFLLVLFVFTGYLLYAASADSLPLDDTPETDADSRDGVSLRDIGLVLAGLLALVLGSRWLISGGTDLLEALGFSDLFIGLTVLALGTSLPELAASAVGAIRDETGFAVGNVVGSNIYNILAVLGIVAVITPIEISPGTIRFEFPYLLGFTLLLVGLMAHGRRLSRLDGALLLAGYVGFIYLLLP; encoded by the coding sequence ATGGCCGCCGACTTCGGACTCGGATTTGCTGCCCTCCTCCTCGTTGCCGGCGTCGTCGCCCTCTATGCTGGTGCTGAACTCCTCGTGGCCGGAGCCGGCCGGCTCGCCCTTGGAATCGGGCTCCGTGCGGCAACCGTCGGCGTCACGGTGATCGCGTTCGCGACGACCGCACCGGAACTGTTCGTCGCGACGATCGGCGCGCTCGACGTCTCGACGGACGTCGGACTTGGCGCGGTCCTCGGCTCGAACATCGCGAACATCGGCCTCGTGCTCGGCGTCGCGGCGCTTATCCGCCCGCTCCCGGTCGGTGGGCTCGTCATGCGCCGACACGTTCCGACGATGGTGCTCGCCGCGGTCTTGCTCGTCGTCCTCGGCGTCGACGGCACGCTCGGACGGCTCGAGGGCGTCGTGTTCCTCCTCGTGCTCTTCGTCTTCACCGGCTACCTGCTGTATGCAGCCAGCGCGGACTCGCTGCCGCTGGATGACACTCCAGAAACTGATGCGGACAGCCGTGACGGCGTTTCTCTCCGAGACATCGGCCTCGTTCTCGCTGGCCTCCTCGCGCTCGTCCTTGGCTCGCGCTGGCTCATCTCCGGCGGCACCGACCTCCTCGAGGCGCTTGGCTTTTCCGACCTCTTCATCGGACTGACGGTACTGGCACTTGGCACCTCGCTGCCCGAACTCGCGGCCTCCGCCGTCGGCGCAATCCGCGACGAAACCGGCTTCGCCGTCGGCAACGTCGTCGGCTCGAACATCTACAACATCCTCGCCGTCCTCGGGATCGTCGCCGTCATCACGCCGATCGAAATTTCGCCGGGAACGATCCGATTCGAATTCCCCTACCTGCTCGGATTCACCCTGCTGTTGGTCGGCCTAATGGCTCACGGCCGGCGGCTGAGCCGGCTCGACGGTGCGCTACTGCTCGCGGGCTACGTGGGATTCATCTACCTCCTGTTGCCGTAG